The stretch of DNA gcgTATACGATGGCAAAGTACGGTATGTCCATGTGTGTCCTGGGGATGGCCGAAGAGTTCAGAGGTCAAATCGCTGTCAACGCCCTCTGGCCGAAAACTGGTCAGTGTCCGTTAGCATCATGCTGTTAGCATCATGCTAAGACTCACATGCCAACCCTGCTCTGACCCGTCTTGTTGTCGTAGCGATCCAGACGGCGGCCATGGACATGTTGGGCGGGGAGGAGGTCGGTAAACAGTGCCGCACCGCCGACATCATGGCGGACGCCGCCTACGCCGTCCTTTCCCGACCGACGGACTTCACGGGTCACTTCCTGGTGGACGAGGACATCCTGAAGGAGCAGGGGGTCCGAGACTTCGAGCAGTACGCCGTCCAACCAGGTGAGTCCGTGAGGAAGACGTGTGGAGACTCTGATCTCATGTTGACATTATGAATAATAAGTATTTCTGCTCTGAGGTCGAGACCTTTAGTGTAGCTTGTTACAGCCCAGCACCCACACGTCATGTGATACTCACGGTGGTGTCTGATTGGTCGACAGGTCACCCCCTGCTGCCGGACTTCTTCCTGGACGAAGCCCCAGAGACTCTGGCTCATCAGATGGAGCAACATGGTGAATACACActgctactgtactgtactcccACTGTACTGTGCTGCTACTGTACTTCCACTGCACTGTACTGCTATTGTACCACCACATCCTACCTATAGTTTAATGTAGTAGCCAATCTGAACAATGGATCATCTGTCACTGCAGCGCCCCCTAGTGTCACCGgttaaatattaattattgattaaaattaaatgaTGTAATTCTGTCTCCTGGTTGCTAGGAGCAACTCCAGCCTTCAAACCACCCCCATCGTCTTCGACCACGCCCCCTTCTGGTGGACCAATCGAAAGCACGTTTGATGTCATCAGAGCCGTCATCAACGACGACGTCGTCAAGTCGACGCAGGGGATTTATCAGTTTGACCTATCAGGTAACAGCTGTCCCTCATTTCCATGTAAGGACATCCTGTGGgcgtgtcagtgatgtgtccaTATAAGGACATCCTGTGGGCATGTCAGTGATGTGTCCATGTAAGGACATCCTGTGGGCGTGTCAGTAATGTCATTGTGTTTATGACCATATAAGGAGAACATGGGGGCATTTGGTTTCTGGACCTGAAGAGCGGCTCTGGCCGGGCGGGGCCGGGTCAGCCGCCAATCAAAGCTGATGTTGTCATGACAATGGACTCCAAGGACTTCACGAAGATGTTCGCAGGTGAGCCGCCCCCCACGACCTGATTCCACTAGGGGTTGTGTTGCCGTGATGATGATTTCAGTgctgtctccatggtaacagccGTGTGGTTTCAGGGAAGCTGAAGCCGACATTGGCCTTCATGTCGGGGAAGCTCCGGATCAAAGGCGACATGACGCTCGCCATCAAGCTGGAGAAGCTGATGGGCCGCATGAGCAAACTGTGAGACGGAGGCTCCTCCCACTGTGCCCACCAGGCCCCGCccctgagtgtgtttgtgtgtcgctGTACATGTTGCCTTGACAATAACAATGTTAATAAATATAATACGACATGAGTGAAATCTGTTGATAATAACCTGTGGTTGAGTTATGACTCTGCTCATGTTAACACTACTAACgagttagcttagcatcagctgacatttttattaAGGTTTTAATAAACATTCTTTAAAAGTCGAGTTTGTTAAAAATCGTTTtgtcagatgattttttttgtttgtcagtttaaCGTCTGAACAGTAAAAATATAAACTGAGACAATGACCTGAAACGAtgctcagaggaagaggaagaacaagaTTCCTGAACAAAAGAGCCTCaggtcagggtcagaggtcagaggtcagagaccTGCTGGTCAGACCACAGACctcggtggttcgatccccggcgCCTCCAGGCGGCGTCGTGCTACAAactgaaagaagagaagagaaaaactatCAGTGATGTTCATGTATAATTACATGATCATCATGACGTCATTTTGATTCTGTTTTAATATCAGTggtttattattcataatactTCAGGTtctaaatgaaatataataaataatattaacagATCCAGTTACAGCCTCTCaccagcaggtggagcagcagcacctcATGTTGATTCTACTGTAATAAACAATATAGTTTATAATTATAGCTTGAATTCATTTTACCATTTGAATTCaatgtgtgtggtttttaattttttacttcagATACAGAAGTGAcgttaaatatacagtacatatatataaagtaaaagtactaataTTACTGATGAGTTTCATAAGCAACACGAATAGTAATAATATTTGAATACATAGTTAATATTCAGCTTTAAAGAAGCTTGAATTATTCATCGTTCATATCAGAGACAGATATTTTAGACtatattaattttaaatatatagatttttaaatgaaaattacagttttttaaCGTATGAATAAAAAACTATAGACATcgtttatttatatttcatttgtagttttttttgttaagttgGTTAACGGTAAACATTATCTCATAACGTCACATCCAACATGGCGCCTGAGCAGATCTCAACTTTTCAATTTACacttttttgatctttgtaAATCTTCTCACTGTCAGACAATATTTAATATGTGAATGTATTAATATGATGTTAAAATGTCTGTGATCTCTGATTGGTCTGATTTCTGATTGGTTTCTGACTGCAGAATAAATgttatgagattttttttaaatgttaaacttttaataagaaaatacagatccaaatatttctgtcaaactgcagtagattcattttgttttaaagattttgGAGTGAAGCAGATTTTAGTCAACAcgatttttgtttctctcacgTTTTTATTGCAATATGCAAATGAGTCATTATGTAATCGAGGAGCTGATTTACATACAGATCATAAACCAGagtcacacttcctgtttttcctctccatgaatcagaatcatgtttcatatttaacatttaatgtttGTCAGAACGTGGCTGCTTTTgaaatgtgacctttgacctgactAATGGAAATGTGTAAAATCACAAGTAGTTTCTGAactggttctgtggttctgacTGAACTGGTTCTGTAGGAactggttctgtggttctgactgaactggttctgtggttctgacTGAACTGGTTCTGTAGGAactggttctgtggttctgacTGAACTGGTTCTGTCTGAactggttctgtggttctgacTGAACTGGTTCTGTAGGAACCGGTTCTGTCTGAACTGGTTCTTTGGTTCTGTCTGAACTGATTTGTTTGTGGTTCCAGAGGGCGGTCACGATGGTGAGGTGTCGGGCTTTGGCGGCCTCAGTTCCACTGCAGCGACGGTTCTGTCTCTTCGCTTCTCGCTCGTTCAACACATTGACCTGCGACTGTAGGTTGAGTTTGATTcgtccaccagctgcagctggtgtCACGTCACCTCAGTTGAGCAGAATTGCCGCACCGACTTCAACCTCCATTGCCGCTACAAGCACGACCAGCGCCGCACCGACCTCAACCACCAGTGGCCTGTAGAgaagcccctcccccttcacTCGCCCATCTGTCactatttgaaataaaactttgtATCACATGacgtttgttttggttttgattgaCATGAATCAGTGAAGTTTCACAGTAACTGTTTGGTCACTAGTGGGCAGTGACACTAtaactggttctgactggtccAGAGGTAAATGACATGAAGTAGAAACTTGAGTCATGATGTTTCTGAAAAGATCCAGTTCTGACCGGAACCAGTAGATCATATCTCACATCTCTACGTTGACTTCCAGTAAAATTCTGAATAGATTAAAAATCTACAAGCTCTCAGACTCTCTTGGATCACGTGTACATATTAATAatttatagtttaatatttgtctgtttattcatatttttctactTGTTTTGTTCCCGTGGTGAAACGAAACTGATTTAAATGTGACGACATTATTCTGTCACCTCACTTCCGGGTCTGTTCTCACAATAAAAGCTTTCTAACGTGAAGGAAGTCCAAGACTTTTACTGTGAAGTCCTGAGGTTTTAAAACACCCGGATGTAGCCGCAGGTCGGTTCCGTTGTGTGACAGGGGAGCATCCAATCAGAGCAGGGCGGGTCTCCATGGTTACCGGGATCGTTTGGGCAGCTTCCGTGTTTCCGGAGCAGAAGAGGTGAGTTGTTCTGCTTCACGACGAGTTGACTTAGGGTTAGAAAACTCAAAGGACATTTGGTTTTGGAACTTTCTACCACTGAACATGAATATAGATATAattatatctatctatgtagATATAATTATATCTAATCATATTTTAAGACCTCTACTGTACAAACAGATGCTGAAGCtagcctctgattggtcagaagAAGATCATGTTGTGGAATCGTGTcagacattttatataaaacaaaatatatttaaaaatcatttcagtcctttttaaaattattattgaaACATGAATTTGAACATACAAGAACTCATTGAGAGGTAACACAACCACTGTACAAGCAGATATTATACAGATTGATCTTTTTATGATTTActctaataataatgataatattttcaTAACATCTTTTTATTTCCGTCCAGCTTCACATTTAATGACCTTTGCACCAATCAGAGGGCAGCGCTGACAGTTCTTCAGGTAATATCACCATGTGACTCAgctcttaataataataacagatgaacggacacttcctgtgtgtgatgtcacagatggCGGGGACGTCGAGACACGATCGAGAGATGGTCATGAACGCCAAGCGTCAGCTGTCGGCGTGTTCCGACCCGGTGGAGAGACTCAGGCTGCAGTGTCTGACCCGCGGGTCGTCTGGGATCAAAGGTCTGGGCAGGTGAGTTCTCAGATTTTTCTTCTCAGATGTTCCGTTAGAGCCATGACGCCatgttgtgtttatattttggtCAGAACCTTTAAAGTCATGGACGATGACAACAGCCGCTCTCTGGACCTGAAGGAGTTTCTGAAGGGATTGAACGACTACGGGATCATGATGGACAAAAAGGAAGCCACCGAGCTGTTTCTGCTCTTCGACCGCGACGGGAACGGAACCATCGACTTTGACGAGTTCCTCGTGACTCTAAGGGTAAATGTTCACAGACGAGTTCAGATGTTCTCAGACGTTCTCAGATGTTCACAGATGATCCATACGTCTGTGACCATCTGGGACAATCTCATGTCCTTCTCCCTTCATCCTCTGCTTCCCGCAGCCTCCCATGTCCAAGGCCAGGAAGGAGGTGGTGATGCAGG from Scophthalmus maximus strain ysfricsl-2021 chromosome 20, ASM2237912v1, whole genome shotgun sequence encodes:
- the hsdl2 gene encoding hydroxysteroid dehydrogenase-like protein 2 — encoded protein: MLQNTGKLAGCTLFITGASRGIGKAIALKAARDGANVVIAAKTAEPHAKLPGTIYSAAQEVEAAGGKALPCVVDIRDEQQVGAAVQKAVDTFGGIDILVNNASAISLTGTLETPMKKVDLMLGVNLRGTYLTSKLVIPHLLKSRSPHILNLSPPLNLNPVWFKNHTAYTMAKYGMSMCVLGMAEEFRGQIAVNALWPKTAIQTAAMDMLGGEEVGKQCRTADIMADAAYAVLSRPTDFTGHFLVDEDILKEQGVRDFEQYAVQPGHPLLPDFFLDEAPETLAHQMEQHGATPAFKPPPSSSTTPPSGGPIESTFDVIRAVINDDVVKSTQGIYQFDLSGEHGGIWFLDLKSGSGRAGPGQPPIKADVVMTMDSKDFTKMFAGKLKPTLAFMSGKLRIKGDMTLAIKLEKLMGRMSKL
- the capslb gene encoding calcyphosine-like b isoform X3; this translates as MVTGIVWAASVFPEQKSFTFNDLCTNQRAALTVLQMAGTSRHDREMVMNAKRQLSACSDPVERLRLQCLTRGSSGIKGLGRTFKVMDDDNSRSLDLKEFLKGLNDYGIMMDKKEATELFLLFDRDGNGTIDFDEFLVTLRPPMSKARKEVVMQAFQKLDKTGDGVITIEDLRGVYNAKYHPKYQNGEWTEDQVFRTFLDNFDSPYNKDGKVMNA
- the capslb gene encoding calcyphosine-like b isoform X1, which produces MVTGIVWAASVFPEQKSFTFNDLCTNQRAALTVLQMAGTSRHDREMVMNAKRQLSACSDPVERLRLQCLTRGSSGIKGLGRTFKVMDDDNSRSLDLKEFLKGLNDYGIMMDKKEATELFLLFDRDGNGTIDFDEFLVTLRPPMSKARKEVVMQAFQKLDKTGDGVITIEDLRGVYNAKYHPKYQNGEWTEDQVFRTFLDNFDSPYNKDGKVTKEEFTNYYCGVSASVDSDVYFILMMRNAWKL
- the capslb gene encoding calcyphosine-like b isoform X2, whose amino-acid sequence is MNLNIQELIESFTFNDLCTNQRAALTVLQMAGTSRHDREMVMNAKRQLSACSDPVERLRLQCLTRGSSGIKGLGRTFKVMDDDNSRSLDLKEFLKGLNDYGIMMDKKEATELFLLFDRDGNGTIDFDEFLVTLRPPMSKARKEVVMQAFQKLDKTGDGVITIEDLRGVYNAKYHPKYQNGEWTEDQVFRTFLDNFDSPYNKDGKVTKEEFTNYYCGVSASVDSDVYFILMMRNAWKL
- the capslb gene encoding calcyphosine-like b isoform X4: MAGTSRHDREMVMNAKRQLSACSDPVERLRLQCLTRGSSGIKGLGRTFKVMDDDNSRSLDLKEFLKGLNDYGIMMDKKEATELFLLFDRDGNGTIDFDEFLVTLRPPMSKARKEVVMQAFQKLDKTGDGVITIEDLRGVYNAKYHPKYQNGEWTEDQVFRTFLDNFDSPYNKDGKVTKEEFTNYYCGVSASVDSDVYFILMMRNAWKL